Proteins encoded together in one Hymenobacter monticola window:
- a CDS encoding HAD family hydrolase: MKPALIFDMDGVLVDNTPVQARAFQLLFRDLGLTTNARQLLKRLNGMPAGEIIQSVFRHPIAEEQLEIYAEQREFLYRTLYWSKRRALPGLVEFLKAARAEGFKIGLGTGSGGPTLSYLLDHLDLRQYFDVIVGKDDVPKGKPHPDTYTTTAAKLHVKPENCIVFEDAVLGEQAAYRAGMRCVAVATTLPAKAFQAPLAVIKDFTEISPARLLELLATQPEAPKPQKRRN, translated from the coding sequence ATGAAACCAGCCCTCATCTTCGACATGGACGGCGTCCTTGTCGACAACACGCCCGTGCAGGCCCGCGCCTTTCAGCTCCTCTTCCGCGACCTCGGCCTGACCACCAACGCCCGCCAGCTCCTCAAGCGCCTCAACGGCATGCCGGCCGGCGAAATTATCCAAAGCGTTTTCCGCCATCCCATTGCCGAAGAGCAGCTCGAAATCTACGCTGAGCAGCGCGAGTTCCTCTACCGCACGCTGTACTGGAGCAAGCGCCGCGCCCTGCCCGGCCTGGTCGAATTTCTAAAAGCGGCCCGGGCCGAGGGCTTCAAAATCGGCCTTGGCACCGGTTCGGGCGGTCCCACCCTCAGCTACCTGCTCGACCACCTCGACCTGCGCCAGTACTTCGACGTCATCGTTGGCAAAGACGACGTGCCCAAGGGCAAGCCCCACCCCGATACCTACACCACCACTGCCGCTAAGCTGCACGTGAAGCCCGAAAACTGCATCGTGTTTGAAGATGCCGTATTGGGCGAGCAAGCCGCCTACCGCGCTGGCATGCGCTGTGTGGCCGTGGCCACCACCCTGCCGGCCAAAGCATTCCAAGCCCCCCTCGCTGTCATCAAGGACTTCACCGAAATAAGCCCGGCTCGCTTGCTGGAGTTACTCGCGACGCAGCCCGAAGCGCCCAAGCCACAAAAGCGGCGCAACTAA
- the atpH gene encoding ATP synthase F1 subunit delta — MADQRVAARYAKSLLDLGKEMGTLSAVKDDMDLLSKTMAESRELRLLLRNPIVKHDKKLAILNAIFGGKVSDMTLRFFTILTEKNRESAIEGIGPEFLAQYNAMQGIQSAEVTSAAPLTAVARLEIRKLVTQQTGLTDVQLTEKVDPELIGGFVLRVGDNQIDDSVRTSLRRMRTSLQENSYQSKL, encoded by the coding sequence ATGGCTGACCAACGAGTAGCGGCCCGCTACGCCAAGTCGCTCCTCGACTTGGGCAAGGAGATGGGCACCCTGAGCGCAGTGAAAGACGACATGGACCTGCTGAGCAAGACCATGGCCGAAAGCCGCGAGCTGCGCTTGCTGCTGCGCAACCCGATTGTGAAGCACGACAAGAAGCTGGCCATCCTGAACGCCATCTTCGGCGGCAAGGTGTCGGACATGACGCTGCGCTTCTTCACCATCCTCACCGAGAAAAACCGCGAGTCGGCCATCGAAGGCATCGGACCCGAGTTCCTGGCGCAGTACAACGCCATGCAGGGTATCCAGTCGGCGGAAGTGACGTCGGCCGCGCCGCTCACGGCCGTTGCCCGTCTGGAAATCCGCAAGCTGGTGACCCAGCAAACCGGCCTCACCGACGTGCAACTCACCGAGAAGGTGGACCCCGAACTCATCGGCGGCTTCGTGCTGCGGGTGGGCGACAATCAGATTGACGATTCTGTGCGCACCAGCCTCCGCCGGATGCGCACTTCGCTGCAAGAAAATTCATATCAAAGCAAACTGTAG
- the atpA gene encoding F0F1 ATP synthase subunit alpha — MAEVRPDEVSAILRQQLSNFKSEAELEEVGTVLQVGDGVARIYGLSKAQAGELIEFENGLQGLVLNLEEDNVGAVMLGDYSEIREGATVKRTNKIASIKVGEGIVGRVVNTLGQPIDGRGPIAGQVYDMPLERKAPGVIYRQPVTEPMQTGIKSIDAMIPIGRGQRELIIGDRQTGKSAVAIDTIINQREFFEAGNPVFCIYVAVGQKASTVAQVVNALTKGGAMDYTVVVSASASDPAPLQFYAPFTGAAIGEYFRDTGRPALVVYDDLSKQAVAYREVSLLLRRPPGREAYPGDVFYLHSRLLERAAKINASDEIARDMNDLPDSIKHLVKGGGSLTALPLIETQAGDVSAYIPTNVISITDGQIFLETNLFNSGVRPAINVGISVSRVGGNAQIKSMKKVAGTLKLDQAQFRELEAFAKFGSDLDASTKLTIERGRRNLEILKQPQYSPVKVEDQVAIIYAATNGLLDNVPVNRVREFEKEFGQTMNSRYPDVLKALKAGKLEDAGTKAIREVAKDVSANYAAK, encoded by the coding sequence ATGGCAGAAGTACGTCCGGATGAAGTCTCCGCAATCCTGCGGCAGCAACTGTCCAATTTCAAGTCGGAAGCCGAGCTGGAAGAAGTCGGCACCGTGTTGCAGGTCGGCGACGGCGTGGCCCGCATCTACGGTCTGAGCAAAGCCCAGGCCGGCGAACTGATTGAATTCGAGAACGGCCTGCAAGGCCTCGTGCTCAACCTGGAAGAAGACAACGTGGGTGCCGTAATGCTCGGCGACTACTCGGAAATCCGGGAAGGCGCCACGGTGAAGCGCACCAACAAAATCGCCTCCATCAAGGTGGGTGAGGGCATTGTGGGCCGCGTGGTGAACACGCTGGGCCAGCCCATCGACGGCCGCGGCCCCATCGCCGGCCAGGTATACGACATGCCGCTGGAGCGCAAAGCCCCCGGTGTAATCTACCGTCAGCCCGTGACGGAGCCCATGCAAACCGGCATCAAGTCGATTGACGCCATGATTCCGATTGGCCGGGGCCAGCGCGAACTGATTATCGGTGACCGCCAGACCGGCAAGTCGGCTGTGGCCATCGACACTATCATCAACCAGCGCGAGTTCTTCGAAGCTGGCAACCCGGTGTTCTGCATTTACGTGGCCGTGGGCCAGAAGGCCTCGACCGTGGCCCAGGTGGTAAACGCTCTGACCAAGGGCGGTGCCATGGACTATACGGTGGTGGTGTCGGCTTCGGCTTCGGACCCGGCTCCGCTGCAGTTCTACGCTCCCTTCACCGGGGCTGCTATCGGCGAGTACTTCCGCGACACGGGCCGTCCGGCTCTCGTGGTGTATGACGACTTGTCGAAGCAGGCTGTGGCTTACCGCGAGGTGTCGCTGCTGCTCCGTCGTCCTCCCGGACGTGAGGCTTATCCCGGCGACGTATTCTACCTGCACAGCCGCCTGTTGGAGCGTGCCGCTAAAATCAATGCCTCGGACGAAATCGCCCGCGACATGAATGACCTGCCCGACAGCATCAAGCACCTGGTGAAAGGCGGCGGTTCGCTGACGGCTCTACCCCTGATTGAGACGCAGGCTGGTGACGTATCGGCTTACATCCCGACCAACGTGATTTCGATTACGGACGGCCAGATTTTCCTCGAGACCAACCTGTTCAACTCGGGTGTTCGCCCGGCCATTAACGTAGGTATCTCGGTATCGCGCGTGGGTGGTAACGCGCAGATTAAGTCGATGAAGAAAGTGGCAGGTACGCTGAAGCTCGACCAGGCCCAGTTCCGCGAGCTGGAAGCCTTTGCCAAATTCGGCTCCGACCTCGACGCCTCGACCAAGCTCACCATCGAGCGCGGCCGTCGCAACCTCGAAATTCTGAAGCAGCCCCAGTACTCGCCTGTGAAGGTGGAGGACCAGGTGGCCATCATCTACGCCGCCACCAACGGTCTCCTCGACAACGTGCCCGTGAACCGCGTGCGTGAGTTCGAGAAGGAGTTCGGCCAGACGATGAACTCGCGTTACCCCGACGTGCTGAAGGCCCTGAAAGCCGGCAAGCTGGAGGACGCTGGCACCAAGGCCATCCGCGAGGTAGCCAAGGACGTTTCGGCGAACTACGCGGCCAAGTAA
- a CDS encoding AtpZ/AtpI family protein: MPTPSDPQPAGNSRLQAVMKYSGLAFQMLAIIGGSAWLGYWLDGKFNTGPWLTIVLLLLGVFAAVFQVIRSLTKESL; encoded by the coding sequence ATGCCCACGCCATCAGACCCCCAGCCCGCCGGCAACAGCCGCCTGCAGGCCGTGATGAAATACTCCGGCCTCGCTTTCCAAATGCTGGCCATCATCGGCGGCAGCGCCTGGCTCGGCTACTGGCTCGATGGCAAATTCAATACCGGGCCCTGGCTCACTATCGTGTTACTCCTGCTGGGCGTGTTCGCGGCCGTGTTCCAGGTCATCCGCAGTTTGACCAAAGAGTCGCTATAA
- a CDS encoding T9SS type A sorting domain-containing protein, with protein sequence MLMAVLSPRVGLLLGLPILSLTCAEARGQALASLDSVSVYPNPAHIRATVLVPTVPGATRITVTLLDAQGAVVFEQPVSLLRGEGGTAEVPLLGRQPGLYRVQVRTSDQRVVRPLKVE encoded by the coding sequence ATGCTAATGGCTGTGTTGTCGCCCCGCGTGGGCTTGCTATTGGGTTTGCCCATTCTTTCTCTGACGTGCGCTGAGGCCCGGGGCCAAGCTTTGGCTTCGCTCGACAGCGTGAGTGTTTACCCCAACCCGGCCCACATTCGGGCCACAGTGCTGGTGCCGACTGTGCCTGGGGCCACACGAATCACCGTCACGCTGTTGGATGCGCAGGGCGCGGTGGTATTTGAGCAGCCGGTGAGCCTGCTGAGGGGCGAAGGCGGTACGGCCGAGGTGCCGCTGCTGGGGCGGCAGCCGGGCCTGTACAGGGTGCAAGTGCGAACTAGCGACCAGCGTGTAGTCCGCCCGCTGAAAGTAGAATAG
- a CDS encoding F0F1 ATP synthase subunit B: MPAFLSPELGLIFWQLVIFLLVLFLLAKFAWKPILLALKEREDSIEGALRMADQAKLEMQQLKAGNEKLLSDARLERDRMMQEATQMANQHREAEKARATAEANTIIQQAREAIQTEKNAALAEVKNTAAKLSLDIAERILRRELTDPAAQTQLVDSYLKDVKLN; this comes from the coding sequence ATGCCAGCTTTCTTATCCCCCGAACTCGGCCTGATTTTCTGGCAACTGGTTATCTTCCTGCTGGTACTGTTCCTGCTGGCGAAGTTTGCCTGGAAGCCGATTCTGCTCGCCCTCAAAGAGCGCGAAGACAGCATCGAAGGTGCCCTGCGCATGGCCGACCAGGCCAAGCTTGAAATGCAGCAGCTGAAAGCCGGCAACGAAAAGTTGCTGAGCGACGCCCGCCTCGAGCGCGACCGCATGATGCAGGAAGCCACCCAAATGGCCAACCAGCACCGCGAAGCCGAAAAGGCCCGCGCCACCGCCGAAGCCAACACCATCATCCAGCAAGCCCGCGAAGCCATCCAGACGGAGAAAAACGCAGCCCTGGCCGAAGTAAAAAACACCGCCGCCAAGCTGTCGCTCGACATTGCCGAGCGCATCTTGCGCCGCGAACTGACCGACCCCGCCGCTCAAACGCAGCTGGTCGATTCTTACCTGAAAGACGTTAAGCTTAACTAG
- the atpG gene encoding ATP synthase F1 subunit gamma, whose amino-acid sequence MASLKEVRNRIQSVTSTQQITKAMKMVAAAKLRRAQDNIVRMRPYAQRLNAILSNLTRKADSDIVSDYGVAREVRRVLVIAITSDRGLAGAFNTNVFKGVNAAIASRYANLPAANISMMAIGKKAHDYYGRRGQTVGDYTHVFAKLSFETVREAAEVAMQGFRDGQYDEVVMVYNEFRNVATQIIRTQQLLPLVQEEAPATATPESNVDYLFEPSKEDIVQTLIPQSIKIQLYKAVLESNASEHGARMTAMDKATDNAGELLKALKLTYNRTRQAAITTEILEIVGGAEALAAG is encoded by the coding sequence ATGGCAAGCTTAAAAGAAGTCCGCAACCGCATTCAGTCGGTGACCAGCACGCAGCAGATTACCAAAGCCATGAAAATGGTGGCGGCTGCCAAGCTACGCCGGGCCCAGGACAACATCGTGCGGATGCGTCCCTACGCGCAGCGCCTGAATGCCATCCTGAGCAACCTGACCCGCAAGGCTGACTCCGACATCGTGAGCGACTACGGCGTGGCCCGCGAGGTGCGCCGCGTGCTGGTCATTGCCATCACCTCGGACCGTGGTCTGGCGGGTGCCTTCAACACCAACGTGTTTAAGGGCGTGAATGCGGCCATTGCTTCGCGCTACGCCAACCTGCCGGCGGCCAACATCTCGATGATGGCCATTGGCAAGAAGGCGCACGACTACTACGGCCGCCGCGGCCAGACCGTGGGCGACTATACCCACGTCTTCGCTAAACTGTCGTTCGAAACCGTGCGCGAGGCTGCCGAGGTAGCCATGCAAGGCTTCCGCGACGGGCAGTACGACGAGGTGGTGATGGTATACAACGAGTTCCGCAACGTGGCCACGCAGATTATCCGCACCCAGCAGCTGCTGCCGCTGGTGCAGGAAGAAGCGCCCGCTACGGCTACGCCAGAGTCGAACGTGGACTACCTGTTCGAGCCCTCGAAGGAGGACATCGTGCAGACGCTGATTCCGCAGTCCATCAAAATACAGCTTTACAAGGCAGTGCTGGAAAGCAACGCTTCGGAGCACGGCGCCCGCATGACGGCCATGGACAAAGCCACCGACAACGCCGGTGAACTCCTTAAGGCCCTTAAGCTGACCTACAACCGGACGCGTCAGGCGGCCATCACGACCGAGATTCTCGAAATCGTGGGCGGTGCCGAGGCACTGGCGGCGGGGTAA
- the atpE gene encoding ATP synthase F0 subunit C codes for MLLSLLLQVAAMAANYGPGLAVMGAGIGAGLVALGVGLGIGRIGGSAMDAIGRQPEASGKIQTAMIIAAALIEGLGLFAVVVCVLIWTKLV; via the coding sequence ATGTTGCTCTCTTTGTTGTTGCAAGTGGCCGCTATGGCTGCTAACTACGGTCCTGGTTTGGCTGTAATGGGTGCCGGTATCGGTGCAGGTCTGGTGGCTCTGGGCGTAGGCCTGGGCATTGGCCGCATCGGCGGCAGCGCCATGGATGCTATCGGCCGTCAGCCGGAAGCTTCGGGCAAAATCCAGACGGCTATGATTATCGCCGCCGCTCTGATTGAAGGCCTGGGCCTGTTCGCAGTCGTAGTCTGCGTGCTCATCTGGACCAAGCTCGTTTAA
- a CDS encoding T9SS type A sorting domain-containing protein codes for MGTEVPQAGRGYAVQAPGAALVDFTGTFTSGSVSRANLQRASTDPATGWHLLGNPFPSPLDWSTMTVGTAAADNLQNVDGAVYVYQSSGPYVGSYRTYLAGAPGNASPLIPAGSGFFVHTTSLATPGTVRFADANRVTTFGAQPAFGRGNDPRARLTLTLRGAAGPADALTVYADPAATPGFDAALDALKLPNPTGLNLSAQAGATPLALDALPAFAPGTTVPLAVGVPAAGAYVLQVSELANLPTGTAAVLVDTQLNTRTDLAALPAAGYAFGVTAAQAATLLTGRFYLKLAAAGPLATAGGRTAVGLALFPNPTHGAATLTGAQPGTRVTVYDALGRSVTSATANAAGTAALVLPTGLATGVYVMRAGGVALRLTVE; via the coding sequence GTGGGCACCGAGGTGCCGCAGGCCGGGCGCGGCTACGCGGTGCAGGCCCCCGGCGCGGCGCTGGTCGACTTCACCGGCACCTTCACGTCGGGCAGCGTGAGCCGCGCCAACCTGCAGCGCGCCAGCACCGACCCGGCCACCGGCTGGCACCTGCTGGGCAACCCCTTCCCCAGCCCCCTCGACTGGAGCACCATGACCGTGGGCACCGCCGCCGCCGACAACCTGCAGAACGTGGACGGCGCCGTGTACGTGTACCAGAGCAGCGGCCCCTACGTGGGCAGCTACCGAACCTACCTAGCCGGCGCCCCCGGCAACGCATCGCCGCTTATCCCGGCCGGCAGCGGCTTCTTCGTGCACACCACCTCGCTGGCCACGCCCGGTACGGTGCGCTTCGCCGATGCCAACCGGGTGACGACTTTCGGCGCCCAGCCCGCCTTCGGGCGCGGCAACGACCCGCGCGCCCGCCTCACGCTCACCCTGCGCGGGGCCGCCGGCCCGGCCGACGCCCTGACCGTGTACGCCGACCCGGCCGCCACGCCGGGCTTCGACGCCGCGCTGGACGCCCTGAAGCTGCCCAACCCCACGGGCCTGAACCTCTCGGCCCAGGCCGGGGCCACCCCGCTAGCCCTTGATGCGCTGCCCGCCTTCGCGCCGGGCACCACCGTGCCGCTGGCCGTGGGCGTGCCCGCCGCCGGCGCCTACGTCCTGCAAGTGAGCGAGCTGGCGAACCTGCCCACCGGTACCGCTGCCGTGCTGGTCGACACCCAGCTGAACACCCGCACCGACCTGGCCGCGCTGCCCGCCGCCGGCTACGCCTTTGGCGTGACGGCCGCCCAGGCGGCCACACTCCTCACCGGCCGCTTTTACCTGAAGCTGGCTGCCGCTGGCCCCCTGGCCACGGCGGGCGGGCGCACCGCGGTCGGCTTGGCTCTCTTCCCCAACCCCACGCACGGCGCGGCCACCCTCACGGGTGCGCAGCCGGGCACGCGGGTGACGGTGTATGACGCGCTGGGCCGCTCGGTGACCTCGGCCACAGCCAACGCGGCGGGCACGGCCGCGCTGGTCCTGCCCACCGGCCTGGCCACGGGCGTGTACGTGATGCGCGCCGGTGGTGTGGCCCTGCGCCTCACGGTGGAGTAG
- the atpB gene encoding F0F1 ATP synthase subunit A: MKRLLSILLCFVSLSVFANEPASEGAKAEGFNPGEMILHHIGDSHEWHWLATDNGNFTTYLPIIAYRPNKGVSVFSSEKISNSEAEGAAKEYDGLKLEHEHLVSTDGSKVYDFSITKNIAALIGSAVLMLVVFTLVASGYKKNHGRAPKGIQSFFEPIIVFIRDEVAKKNIGPKYERYMPYLLTVFFFIWFNNLLGLTPGAANLSGNIAVTMVLAVLTLIITLASSNKYYWAHIFATPGVPKPLLPIMIIVEVIGIFTKPFSLMIRLFANITAGHIVVLSFISLVFIFKSWAVAPVTLAFGLFINVLELLVALLQAFIFTLLTSMYIGGAVEEHHDADLQIGYNEDGTPLHAAHH, encoded by the coding sequence ATGAAGCGTTTACTGTCGATTCTTCTTTGTTTCGTTTCCCTGTCCGTTTTTGCTAACGAGCCCGCCAGCGAGGGCGCCAAGGCCGAAGGCTTCAATCCCGGCGAAATGATTTTGCACCACATCGGCGATTCGCACGAGTGGCACTGGCTGGCTACCGACAACGGCAATTTCACCACCTACCTACCCATCATCGCCTACCGCCCCAATAAAGGCGTTTCGGTGTTCTCCTCTGAGAAGATTTCGAACAGCGAAGCCGAAGGTGCCGCCAAAGAATACGATGGTCTGAAGCTGGAGCACGAACACCTCGTGAGCACCGATGGCAGCAAAGTCTACGACTTCTCTATTACCAAGAACATTGCCGCACTCATCGGCAGCGCCGTGCTGATGCTCGTGGTGTTTACTCTGGTAGCCAGCGGCTATAAGAAGAACCACGGCCGCGCCCCCAAAGGCATCCAGTCGTTCTTCGAGCCCATCATCGTCTTCATCCGCGACGAAGTAGCCAAGAAAAACATCGGCCCGAAGTACGAGCGCTACATGCCGTACCTGCTCACGGTGTTTTTCTTCATCTGGTTCAACAACCTGCTGGGCCTCACGCCCGGCGCGGCCAACCTGAGCGGCAACATCGCCGTGACCATGGTGCTGGCCGTGCTCACCCTGATTATCACGCTGGCTTCGAGCAACAAGTACTACTGGGCCCACATCTTCGCCACCCCCGGCGTGCCCAAGCCCTTGTTGCCCATCATGATTATCGTAGAAGTAATTGGCATCTTCACCAAGCCCTTCTCGCTCATGATTCGTCTGTTCGCCAACATCACGGCGGGCCACATCGTGGTGCTGAGCTTCATCAGCCTGGTGTTTATCTTCAAATCGTGGGCCGTAGCACCGGTGACCTTGGCTTTCGGCCTGTTCATCAACGTGCTTGAACTGCTGGTGGCCTTGCTGCAGGCCTTCATCTTCACGCTGCTCACCTCGATGTACATCGGTGGCGCAGTAGAAGAGCACCACGACGCCGACCTGCAAATCGGCTACAACGAGGACGGCACGCCCCTGCACGCCGCCCACCACTAA
- a CDS encoding beta strand repeat-containing protein: protein MRLFTSCFDYMAHVLRHALTGHALTLLLLAGLLPLAARAQAPVVTVTPAGPLTLCAGSTQTLTATANVPGFNVAGSGFNGLVQALAVQADGKVLVGGDFTAYNGNANAPDYVLRLNPDGLLDNSFNNGGAGANGIVQALAVQADGKVLVGGGFTDYNGNAAAPDRVLRLNPDGSLNNAATAPAGLTYTWSNGATGPSITVSQPGDYQATATTTANGTGYSNVVRVNAPAAVTVSLSPAGPLALPAGGSATLTATATMPGFNVAGSGVNGNVSVMAVQADGKVLVGGQFTAYNGNAAAPDGLLRLNADGTLDASFNLGGAGVGIGSVSAIAVQPDGKVLIGGNFFSYNAAASPRLFLRLNANGTLDTSFNPGGTGPNNAIVDEVLLLPDGRVLISGQFTSYNGIAAAPDGVLRVNANGTLDTSFNPSGAGVSNGTAIALALQPDGKVLVGGNFTTYNGNAAAPDFVLRLNADGTLDTSFNLGGSGPNPASVGISGGSVTQLAVQPDGKVLVGGQFTSYNGNAAAPDNLLRLNADGRLNDADVPLAGATFVFTPGNTAGSARTVSTAGTYTATATAPATGCTYTSNAVVVTVAPADLTISNAQTVPAGTYHDILVTGPTTGGAGVGTLGGAVTVTGTVTVQAGGALLTNCQPLTGGAGTSFVLAAGGTLGICDPAGIAATGATGAVQTATRSFAADAIYLYNGTVAQVTGTGLPGTVRELALSNAAGVTLSQPVQLTQRVLLSSGNLTLAGQALTLLSDANGTALVANLGGLVLGNTATLQRHIETNTAASGYRHYASPMQAGAGAETLATLATAGYTPDFSGAAAYNSSATPSLVTPFPSVYLYNQDRIAGLTSDYGTFDKGW from the coding sequence ATGCGTCTTTTTACGAGCTGTTTCGATTACATGGCCCACGTCCTGCGCCACGCCCTGACAGGCCACGCGCTTACGTTGCTACTGCTGGCCGGGCTGCTGCCACTGGCCGCCCGCGCCCAAGCCCCCGTAGTGACTGTGACGCCCGCCGGCCCCCTCACCCTGTGCGCCGGCAGCACCCAGACCCTGACGGCCACGGCCAACGTGCCCGGCTTCAACGTGGCCGGCAGTGGCTTCAACGGCCTCGTGCAGGCGCTGGCGGTGCAGGCCGACGGCAAGGTGCTGGTGGGCGGCGACTTCACGGCCTACAACGGCAACGCCAACGCCCCGGACTACGTGCTGCGCCTCAACCCCGACGGCTTGCTCGACAACAGCTTCAACAACGGCGGGGCCGGGGCCAACGGCATCGTGCAGGCGCTGGCGGTGCAGGCCGACGGCAAGGTGCTGGTGGGGGGGGGCTTCACGGACTACAACGGCAACGCCGCCGCCCCGGACCGGGTGTTGCGCCTCAACCCCGACGGCAGCCTCAACAACGCGGCTACGGCGCCGGCCGGGCTGACCTACACCTGGAGCAACGGGGCCACCGGCCCCAGCATCACGGTGAGCCAGCCGGGCGACTACCAGGCCACGGCCACCACCACCGCCAACGGCACCGGCTACAGCAACGTGGTGCGCGTGAACGCCCCAGCGGCCGTCACCGTCAGCTTGAGCCCGGCCGGCCCGCTGGCCTTGCCGGCCGGCGGCAGCGCCACGCTCACGGCCACGGCCACCATGCCCGGCTTCAACGTGGCCGGCAGTGGAGTCAATGGCAATGTGAGTGTAATGGCGGTGCAGGCCGATGGCAAGGTGCTGGTAGGCGGGCAGTTCACGGCTTATAACGGCAACGCCGCTGCCCCGGATGGCCTGCTCCGCCTTAACGCCGATGGCACGTTGGACGCCAGCTTTAACCTCGGCGGCGCCGGGGTGGGCATCGGCTCCGTGTCGGCAATAGCTGTGCAGCCCGACGGCAAGGTGCTAATCGGCGGCAACTTCTTTAGCTACAATGCCGCTGCCTCCCCGCGTTTGTTTCTGCGTCTTAATGCCAACGGCACCCTCGACACCAGCTTCAACCCCGGGGGAACCGGGCCCAATAATGCCATAGTGGATGAAGTACTGCTGCTGCCCGATGGCAGGGTGCTCATTAGCGGGCAGTTTACGTCGTATAATGGCATTGCCGCCGCCCCGGACGGAGTGTTGCGTGTCAACGCCAACGGCACGTTGGACACCAGCTTCAACCCCAGCGGCGCAGGGGTCAGCAACGGCACAGCAATAGCACTGGCGCTGCAGCCCGACGGCAAGGTACTGGTCGGGGGCAACTTTACGACCTACAACGGCAATGCTGCGGCTCCGGACTTCGTGTTGCGCCTCAACGCCGACGGTACCTTGGACACCAGCTTCAACCTCGGCGGGTCCGGGCCTAACCCCGCCAGCGTCGGCATCTCCGGCGGCTCTGTCACCCAGTTGGCGGTGCAGCCCGACGGCAAGGTGCTGGTCGGGGGGCAGTTCACTTCCTACAACGGCAACGCCGCGGCCCCAGACAATCTGCTGCGCCTCAACGCCGACGGCCGCCTCAACGACGCGGACGTGCCGCTGGCCGGGGCCACCTTCGTCTTCACACCCGGCAACACCGCCGGCTCCGCCCGCACCGTGAGCACGGCCGGCACCTACACCGCTACCGCCACCGCCCCGGCCACCGGCTGCACCTACACCTCCAACGCCGTGGTGGTGACCGTGGCCCCCGCCGACCTGACCATCAGCAACGCGCAAACCGTGCCCGCCGGCACCTACCACGACATCCTCGTGACCGGCCCCACCACGGGCGGCGCGGGCGTGGGCACCCTGGGCGGGGCCGTGACCGTGACCGGTACCGTGACGGTGCAGGCCGGCGGCGCGCTACTCACCAACTGCCAGCCCCTGACCGGCGGCGCGGGCACCAGCTTCGTGCTGGCGGCCGGCGGTACGCTCGGCATCTGCGACCCGGCGGGCATCGCGGCCACCGGCGCCACCGGCGCCGTGCAAACGGCCACTCGCAGCTTTGCGGCCGATGCTATTTATCTGTACAACGGCACCGTGGCGCAGGTCACGGGCACGGGCCTGCCTGGCACCGTGCGCGAGCTGGCTCTGAGCAACGCCGCCGGCGTCACGCTGAGCCAGCCCGTGCAGCTCACCCAGCGCGTGCTGCTGAGCAGCGGCAACCTCACCCTGGCGGGCCAGGCCCTGACCTTGCTGAGCGACGCCAACGGCACGGCCCTGGTGGCCAACTTGGGCGGCCTGGTGCTGGGCAACACGGCCACGCTGCAGCGTCACATCGAGACGAACACCGCCGCCAGCGGCTACCGCCACTACGCTAGCCCCATGCAGGCCGGCGCGGGCGCCGAAACCCTGGCTACGCTGGCCACCGCCGGCTACACGCCCGACTTCAGCGGGGCCGCCGCCTACAACAGCTCGGCCACGCCCAGCCTGGTGACGCCTTTCCCCTCGGTGTACCTGTACAACCAGGACCGCATTGCCGGCCTCACCAGCGACTACGGCACGTTTGACAAAGGCTGGTAG